The following proteins are encoded in a genomic region of Triticum dicoccoides isolate Atlit2015 ecotype Zavitan chromosome 1B, WEW_v2.0, whole genome shotgun sequence:
- the LOC119350303 gene encoding cation/H(+) antiporter 1-like — translation MDRTVAFVKLIIFLFLSLNVWIAIGLVVWLVRLLNRAKKGLQYVSMSVLCVMLLFMVNTAQRLYLFGYIASMTAFLIGLATPREGPTARSLIDHLTYPVHQIIMPLCFGVTGAKLDFTKIGRFTANQLIIVVAFTTLLGTTGRVAGTVAAGRMIGIPARETLVLRLLLNVKGYVDILAINLGDKAGIWGDEAQSVVLLSSIINTLMAGPASAAIVRQQRRAFQYRSHCLQDLKLDQELRILLCVHGAGSVHAMLTLAEISKGNTPVAIYLLHLIELMTARKYAITHFYHPKGGADDDNGRWSHTREIHEVVAAVDHLTNDTIVAVRQMTAISSLVSMDADVCNGVEDTRASLVIVPFHKEQRYVRRMVCRRKGRRELNQRILQRAPCTEGVLVERHLGTITVAERQSTAEGNQSEAVDPEAEGSAPAHNVVALFLGGPDDREAVAYAARLAAHPSVSVTVSRFLPEGASMDATTEVRSMEEGMADEEFMADFYARFVKPGHVSCTERYVRNGVGMVESLWSMVGMYSLFIVGKGGGGGAAAAQMTKGMGGLNEECPELGPIGDFLSSDGLLGYGASVLVLRRHNVQKRTRGTQ, via the exons ATGGACCGCACAGTCGCCT TTGTAAAgttgatcattttcctcttcctgtCGCTCAACGTCTGGATCGCCATTGGTTTGGTGGTGTGGCTGGTCAGGCTGCTCAACAGGGCCAAGAAGGGGCTGCAATACGTCAGTATGTCCGTGCTATGCGTGATGCTCCTCTTCATGGTCAACACCGCGCAGCGCCTCTACCTATTCGGCTACATCGCCTCCATGACCGCGTTCCTCATCGGTCTCGCCACGCCGCGAGAAGGCCCTACGGCGCGCAGCCTCATCGATCACCTCACGTACCCCGTACACCAGATTATCATGCCCCTCTGCTTTGGGGTCACCGGTGCCAAGCTCGACTTCACCAAGATCGGCCGCTTCACCGCCAACCAGCTCATTATCGTCGTCGCCTTCACCACACTGCTCGGAACCACCGGGAGGGTGGCCGGCACGGTGGCAGCGGGGCGGATGATCGGCATCCCTGCGCGGGAGACGCTCGTGCTCCGCTTACTGCTCAACGTCAAAGGCTACGTGGACATCCTCGCGATCAACCTTGGCGACAAGGCCGGGATTTGGGGCGACGAGGCGCAGAGTGTGGTTCTCTTGTCCTCCATCATCAACACCTTAATGGCCGGGCCGGCGtccgccgccatcgtccgccagcAGCGCCGCGCCTTCCAGTACCGCTCGCACTGCCTCCAGGATCTCAAGTTGGACCAGGAGCTTCGGATCCTCTTGTGCGTCCACGGCGCCGGGAGCGTCCATGCCATGCTCACGCTGGCCGAGATCTCCAAGGGCAACACGCCGGTGGCCATATACCTCCTTCACCTCATCGAGCTCATGACCGCGCGCAAGTACGCCATCACACATTTCTACCACCCCAAGGGCGGCGCTGATGACGACAATGGCCGGTGGAGCCACACCCGGGAGATCCACGAGGTGGTCGCGGCGGTCGACCACTTAACGAATGATACCATTGTCGCCGTGCGTCAGATGACGGCCATCTCCAGCCTCGTCTCCATGGACGCCGACGTATGCAATGGCGTCGAGGACACGCGCGCGTCCCTGGTCATCGTGCCGTTCCACAAGGAGCAGCGCTACGTCAGGCGGATGGTGTGCCGCCGCAAGGGCCGGCGGGAGCTCAACCAGAGAATCCTGCAGAGAGCGCCATGCACCGAGGGGGTCCTCGTCGAGCGCCATCTCGGTACCATTACCGTAGCGGAGAGGCAGTCGACGGCCGAGGGCAATCAGAGCGAGGCGGTAGACCCCGAAGCCGAAGGCTCAGCCCCAGCACACAACGTGGTGGCTCTGTTCCTCGGCGGACCAGACGACCGGGAAGCTGTGGCGTACGCGGCGCGGCTGGCGGCCCACCCGTCGGTGAGCGTGACGGTGTCGAGGTTCCTTCCAGAAGGAGCGAGCATGGACGCCACCACCGAGGTGCGATCGATG GAGGAAGGCATGGCGGACGAGGAGTTCATGGCGGACTTTTACGCCAGGTTCGTGAAGCCTGGGCATGTGTCTTGCACGGAGAGATACGTGAGAAACGGGGTGGGGATGGTGGAATCGCTGTGGTCCATGGTTGGGATGTACTCGTTGTTCATCGTGGGcaagggcggtggcggcggcgcggcggcggcgcagatgACGAAAGGCATGGGAGGCTTAAACGAGGAATGCCCGGAGCTGGGGCCTATCGGAGACTTCCTGTCGTCGGACGGCTTGCTCGGCTATGGCGCCTCCGTGCTAGTGCTCCGGCGCCACAACGTGCAAAAGAGGACGAGAGGAACCCAATGA